Sequence from the Pedobacter sp. D749 genome:
TGCACCAGGTTGCCCAGAAGTCGATGACCACAATCTGGTCGGCCCAATCTTTAGAATTAACCATTTTGCCGTCGGCATTTTCTAAACTAAATGGCGTGAGCGGATAATTAACCATGTTCGACATTACATGTGCCCTCATTTCATTTTTCTTGTCAGATGGCGTTAAACCAGCAAGATACTGCTCATAGCCTTTTTCCTGGCCTTGGTGTTCGCTTTTATATACTTCCTTTAATTTGGCAAACATTTCAGGAGTAACCGCATTGGCTGCTACGCTGTTTTCAAGAAAGGGTTTAATGGCCTGGTCATCTTTCAGTTCGCTCAATACACGAAGATGCATGGCATTCATATCGGCGTTACCATAAGTGCCCTCTTTAGATAGGTACTGAAAAAAGTTTTTTGCTGCGGCGAAATCTTTTTGGTTGACGGCTAACGCAACATGAGTAAATAAACGATCATCCATTTGCTTATCGGCGTTTCCCTGTGCTTTTACCGCATCCCTACCGAAGTCAGTTAGATAAGACTGATCATGCTGGCGTTCCAAAAGGTAAGGAATAATCTTTTTGCTTAACTCATAAAGTAATTTATAATCGGCTTTACCTGACATGGACATTTGATTTCGCGTTATATTCCAGCGGTAGATTTCGTTGGCAGTTTTAAAATCAATATCCTTAAAGAGTCCTAAAAATTTTTCATTTTGCCCGTCTTCAAAATACTGTGTTGCCAAATTTCTGTATATTGTATAGTAAACAAATCCCTGGCTGTCCGGTGATTTATTCCATTCCATATATGGAAAAGCCTTCAGAAAATCTTCAGCACCTGTTTCGAAATCCTTTCCGTATTTTCCCTCTGTATATTTTCTGAAGGCTAAAAACCTGGCTGTGCTGCTTTTAGGATAATCTTTGAAAATAATTGATTCTACTGTAGCTGAACCACTTTTATTTTTTAACTTTTCGTAATAGCGTTGTGCCTGCGCCAAAAACTGCTCATCAAGTTTTTCATTTTTCAGCTCGCTCTTTAACAGGTTATCAGCCATTACGCTGAACTCAGGAGCAGGCATGGTGAGCTGCTTAAGGTCAAGATAATTGAACAAAAGTGTTCTTGGTATACGCTTAGAAAGCTTTTCTTCCTTTTGCAGCAAAGAATCTATCGTCTTTTGATCTTTGGAAGGACTAACAAAGCTGTTCATTGTCCAATCGCCGGTTGCACCTGCTTTGAAACTGGCCTCTGCCAGGTAGCTACCCGGAACTATTTTTCCCTTAGTATCCACAACCTGGTGATAATAACCTTTACCATTCTGATTGTCGATCGCTTCAGGATTCTGAAGGTCATCACCCTGATAAAATTTTAAAGCGATTAATACCGCATGATCCGGAAGCTGATAACTCCCAGTCCACATGTCGTTCTTTTTCGCTAACTGAACCGGAACAGTGCTCCATTTGCTACCGCTGTATACTGCCGCGAGTGCTTTAGGCCCGTCACTAAATTCGAGATCGCCACCTTTAGGCTGGTATTGAAAGCTGATTTTCTGGTTTTGCTTTAATATTTCGGGCTGCCAGGTTACCGTTTGTGCAGCTAACTGCTGCCCGAAAAACGGGCAAAGCAGTAGCATACATTTTCTAAAAAAATGTTTTTTCATGGATTGATTTTTTATCTAGGATTTTGTTGCAATTCGGGGTTCAAAAGAATGTATTTATCTCCAATAGGATATAAGTAAAGGTTGCTGTTGGGTTGTAAAGTATAATTAACACCTTTGAAACTGCGATTTTTTGTTACGGCGAAATCGTTGTCAAGATTCAGACGTTTCTGGTCAAACCAGCGCATACCTGTTCCAAAAAACTCCCGTCTTTTCTCTTCAACAACTATACGCAGTGCATCACTGGCACTTGCCGCTGTTAACGGAACATAATTGGCCGTTGTAAAGCGCTTAATTCTCAAATTATTGACCAAACTCATCGCATCTGCAGTTTTTCCGCCCCTGGCCAGACATTCTGCTTTAATTAGCATCATCTCAGGCACAGTAGGTCCGTTACTGAGAACAAACTCATTGATCATGTATTTGGTAGATGCCCTTCCCGTAAAAGAAGCGCTAAACTGGCGTGGAAACCGACTCCCCAAATCTGAGAATAACTTGTAGCGTAAATCTGTTGTTCCCAAAGAAGTCAATAAATCACTACTTAGGGAAGTAGCAGGGTAAGCAACATTTGCGATTTTAGAAAAAATAATTTCCGGATTTAATAGTCTAACTGGAATAGTTCCAGACGCATTTTCGTAGGTTTTTAAGTCGAGTAAGCCACTTTGCAAGGCCAGGGCGCTATCCGCATATAAGGCTGCATTGCTAAAATCGCGCATATTTAAATAGGTCTTGGCGAATATGGCATAGCCTGATACTTTCGCCGGGCGTACATTATACTCTGCAACCGAAGGCAAACGACTTATTGATGTTCTTAAATCACCTAATATCTGTTTATAAACATCCTCAACAGATGCTCTGTTGAGTTTAGTAAATAAATTTGGTGTGGTTAGCAGTGGAACGCCCAGGTCTGTTGATGCAGTGGCCGCATTATATTGCTTGCCGTACATATTCACCAGCACCAGATAAGTATAAGCCCGGTGTACCAAAGCCTCTGCATAAATCCGCTGCTTCTCCGCTTCCGTTCCATTCTGAGAAGTCAGAACGCCGTCCAAAACCTGGTTGCATACATAAATAGTTTTATATAGTTTATCCCAATCGGCGTCGCTTTGGCTATCGGAGGTATATTTTGGCGCCCAGGTGTACACATTGCCCAAAATATCCCCAAGTGTATTTTGCCTGGTCGCATCAGTGATCTCTATGTCATCACCTGACAAAATCGGATAAGAATAAGTTCCTTCCAGAACAGCATTATTGTTCATGGTATTCCTAAAGTCCGAAGTATATTTTAGTGTCCTGGTTGAAAGCGGATCAATCTCCACATATTTTCTGCAGCTTGCCAAAGTAATTGCTAAGGCAAACAATATAATTGAATATCTATTTTTCATGTTGATTATAGCGTTGCGTTAATTCCAAAAACATAACTTGGCGTAGGTGTTGTACTACCAAAATTCCCTGTATTGATAAATTCAGGATCGATACCGTCCTTGTTTGCGCGCCAAACAATTCCCAGGTTTCGCACGTTTGCCGATAGTGACAAAGATTTCACAAAGTTGCGGGGCAGGAAGCGCTGCGGAACGATATAAGAAAGAGAAACCTGTTGTAAGCGGATGTTATCTGCATTTCGAACCAATGCATCTGAAAAACGGTAGCGGTTAATGCTGTTAAAGTTCACGCCTGTTATCCCGGGGATAACATCGGGATTTGCTTCATCACCTGGTTTTCTCCAGCGATTAGCCAGTTCTCCCTGTCTGCCTAAAACGCCATTATAGGCAAAATCTGTACTTGTTGGATAATTGGTTACGGCATTTTTTAAGAAAACATGGCCAAAATAACCTACAAATCTTACACCTAACTCTAACTGACCATAGCTGAAGTTGTGATTGAAACCTGCCGTATAAGGTGCATACCGTCTGCCCGCATAAACTAAATCATCTTTCGTAAATGCATTGGTAAGGTTGGTTGTATTGCTGATGATGTTGTTATTGCGATCATAGATCTGAGATTGCCCTTTGTTGTCAAGCCCTGCAAAACGATAAACATAGGTCGCCCCCAAAGGCATGCCCTCAATCGTTGCCGGTGTTCCTGCTATACTACTTGCGTTATTGGCAAATCGTTGATCATTAACCTTATTGGTATTATAACCAAAATTCAATATGGATTTCCAACTGAACTTTCCAGCCCTGATAATTTCACCGTTTAAAGTAAATTCATAACCACCGCCACTTAACGTTCCACTATTGAAAGAGAGACTCGACCATCCGTAAGTTGGGTTGAAGGCAAAGGGTGCTAAAATACCTCTTGTTCTTTTGCCATACACATCAAAGGTTCCATTTAATCTGCCTTTAAAAAATCCAAAATCAATTCCCAGGTTGACCATTTTTGTGGTTTCCCAACCCAGATCAGAATTAGCCGGATTATCGATATTGGCTATCGGCTGGCTGGTTCTGGGATCACTCCCTGTTATGCTTATCAGCGGCACATTTGTACCAGCCTGAGGCGCTACACCAGCTGTACCTAAAGTTGCACGAAAGCTAAGTGTATTCAGCCATTCTGTATGCTGTAAAAATTCTTCTTTGTTTGCATTCCACCTCAAACCAACCGACCAAAACGGTATGGCTCTTTTGCGCCTGTCAAGCCCCAATGCCGTGGCATCGTCAAACCTTAAACTACCAGTAACAAAATATTTTTCCTGATAGCTGTATGAGGCGTTACCGTAATAAGATAAATACCTTCTACGAGCACTAGGCAGGCCACTTAAATTCACACCAAAGGATTGAGTATAGCCATACATGGTTGGGTACTGTTGGGTAGGGTTAATGGTTGCAATTGTACGGGTGTCCGCATCAAATCCATATCTGGTTTCAGAAGTATTTTCTGAGAAAGTTTCCCGGAGTTCAGTTCCGGCAATAATATTAAACTGATGCTTACCACCAATATTAAAGTCAGAATTTAACTGACCTCTGATTGTATTTTCTGATGACGTACTACCATAGGTAATGTAGCGCCCGCCGTAATTAACCGTATTTGATGCGCGACCATTGTTATTAAGTACAGTATAGGTATTTACGAGTATCCTGCCTGCATAACTATTTAAATCGTCAAGTGTGTACAAGCTACCAAACTGGCGTTGATTGATTATCGAAACGTCTGCATTTAACCATTTAGCAATCTTTCCGTTAAGTCCGGCACTCAATCTTAATACATTATTTTTTGTAATTGAATTTGAATAATTTAACTCATCTAATGTATTGTAAGTAAATGGCAAATAACCCTGGCCAACCATTTTATTTGCTAAAGCATCGGGAATGATAATATTTCTGCCGATACTATTACCATTTGCATCCTGCAATAAATCATAAGGGCGTAATGCTGTAGTGCTTACTGATAGCGCATTTGTCGCAGCTGCATTGTATTGCGATTTAGAGTACTGATAATTAATTAAAGTCCTCAGGGTTATTTTTTTGTTAAAAAGATCGGTTGAGGTATTCGCATTTACAAAAGCATTTTCACCATAATTGCTTTTAAAAACCGGTACATCTTTAGTATAGTTTCCTGATATGTAGTAGGTACTCGATTCCGATCCCCCTGAATAAGAAAGATTGTACTGATGGTTAACTGCATTTTGCAATAATTTATCTTCAATCTGTTTCATACCATCTCTTGATGCAATTTCGGCCAATGCGGCATCGCGCTGTGCCACAGTCGCTGTACCCCGTTTAACCCTGAACATCCATTCCGTTGCTTCACTATTGTTGGGGGTGTAGATGGCATTGCTTGGATCTACAGAAGCAGGGTCTACAAGTAGCCCTTTATCTACCATCTCTTGCTCTAAATCAATGTATTGCGCGCTGGTCATCCAATGTAAATCGGCAATGGATGGATTTTTTGAAATACCGAAAACATAACCAACGTTCAATGAAGGGGCAATTTTTTTTCCTTTCTTAGTTTCAATTACAATTACACCATTTGCTGCTCTTGAACCCCATATAGATGAAGCTGAAGCATCTTTAAGGAAAGTAATCTGCTCAATATCTGCCATATTGATGTTGCTGATAATTGAATTACCAAAAGTATTGCCGGCCACCTGTTTGGTTAGGGTTGCGAGATCACTGGAATTCATTAAAGGAAATCCGTCCACTACAATAAGCGGGAGGCCACTACCACCTGCATAATTATTTACGCCGCGAATCTGAACGGCGTTGCCTTTGATATCGAACTTCACGCCCGCTACCTGCCCTTCCAGTCGTTCCAGAATGTTTACAGCGGGATTAGCAGCAAGTTCTTTACCGGTGATAACCGCATAAGCACCTGCGGCACGCTCCTTGCTTATTTTCTGATATCCGTTTGAAACCACGGATACTTCTTCCAGGGCAGCTGTAGACTGTCTGAGTGTGATATAATAAGTAATCGTTTTCCGGTCAACGAAAATCTCCTCGCCCCTAAAGCCCAGATAACTGATTTGCAGAACATAACCATTGGCAGGCACATCATTAATTACTAAGTCTCCGTTTTTGTCGGTAGTGTACATCTTATTGATTGTTTTGTTGTACACATTGGCTCCTGGAAGCGGCCTGCCTGAAGAATCCCTTACCGAAACCTTTACATCAATGGCCTTTACAATATCAACCAGCTTATCAGTTACACTTTTTTCTTTAATTACAATAGTTTTACCATCCAGCGAAAAAGAAAGGGCCTGGTTATTTAATGATTTTTGAATAGCCTCGAATACACTAACCTGATTTACATTGATGGAAACAGGTTTAGCATCCAGAATAATATTGAGGTCATAAATAATGTCGTAACCACTCTGTTTACGTATCTCTTTCAGCACGCGTTCCAATGGCGCATTTTTTTCAACAATGGAAACTTTTTGTGCCATTGTTGATGCACTGATTTGCATCAACGTTAAAAGAAGAATCGCAGCAGTTAGTCGCATAACGAGTAGCAGTTTTCGGAACTGCCGGTTAAGCAATCCGAGTGAAGTAAAATTTTTATACATTTGTTTGTTTGGTTATTGCATTCGGCCCGGGCTTCGAAATCAGGACCTTATGCGATTATTAGTTGATTAATTATTGTCGACTACCAATTATCCAGGGGTGCCGCCAAGCACTTCTGGTTTTTTTTGGAATCGTTTTTAATTTATTTAGAAACGATTACCCTCCTTCCTTCAAGTTTAAAGTGTACTTTTCCTGTTAACTGAATATGGTTGAGCACTTCTGAAATATTTGTGCCTCTCGACATCCAACCGCCCAGCATTAAATTTTCTGGTGCAGTTCCTTCATAAACTATTTCTACATCATACCATCGAGCTACCTTTCTCATAGCGCTGCGTAAATCTTCTCTAAATACAAACGCTCCATTTTTCCAGGCAACTGCCATTTCAGTATCTGCCTCTTGTACCTGTATGTTTTGATTACTCAGCCTTGCCAGTTGACCCGGTTTGAGCAATGTAGTTTTATTATCATTTAAAGCAACGCTTACGCTTCCTTTAAGTAAAGTAGTTTTAATAAAAGGCTCATCCGCATAGGCATTGATATTGAAATGCGTTCCCAACACCTGCACCTTTTCTGATTGAGCATTGTTTTTAATCACTGATACCGAGAAAGGCACTCTCCCTTTAGTTCCCTCTATATGCGCAACTTCAAAATATCCTTCGCCAGTTAAGATTACGTTTCTTCCACTTGCCGCAAAAGCTGTCGGATATTTCAAAGATGATCCTGAATTTAACCAAACTTTTGACCCATCAGGCAAGATAATAGTATATTGTCCGCCAATAGGTGTAGTAATGGTATTAAACCCAACACTTTTACCTTTTGTATTTAAAGCCTTGTAAACCAAAGTTCCCTCTGAGGATTTTGTAATTTCAATTCCAGCTTCGGTTGCAATTTTTCCAACAGC
This genomic interval carries:
- a CDS encoding SusC/RagA family TonB-linked outer membrane protein, with translation MYKNFTSLGLLNRQFRKLLLVMRLTAAILLLTLMQISASTMAQKVSIVEKNAPLERVLKEIRKQSGYDIIYDLNIILDAKPVSINVNQVSVFEAIQKSLNNQALSFSLDGKTIVIKEKSVTDKLVDIVKAIDVKVSVRDSSGRPLPGANVYNKTINKMYTTDKNGDLVINDVPANGYVLQISYLGFRGEEIFVDRKTITYYITLRQSTAALEEVSVVSNGYQKISKERAAGAYAVITGKELAANPAVNILERLEGQVAGVKFDIKGNAVQIRGVNNYAGGSGLPLIVVDGFPLMNSSDLATLTKQVAGNTFGNSIISNINMADIEQITFLKDASASSIWGSRAANGVIVIETKKGKKIAPSLNVGYVFGISKNPSIADLHWMTSAQYIDLEQEMVDKGLLVDPASVDPSNAIYTPNNSEATEWMFRVKRGTATVAQRDAALAEIASRDGMKQIEDKLLQNAVNHQYNLSYSGGSESSTYYISGNYTKDVPVFKSNYGENAFVNANTSTDLFNKKITLRTLINYQYSKSQYNAAATNALSVSTTALRPYDLLQDANGNSIGRNIIIPDALANKMVGQGYLPFTYNTLDELNYSNSITKNNVLRLSAGLNGKIAKWLNADVSIINQRQFGSLYTLDDLNSYAGRILVNTYTVLNNNGRASNTVNYGGRYITYGSTSSENTIRGQLNSDFNIGGKHQFNIIAGTELRETFSENTSETRYGFDADTRTIATINPTQQYPTMYGYTQSFGVNLSGLPSARRRYLSYYGNASYSYQEKYFVTGSLRFDDATALGLDRRKRAIPFWSVGLRWNANKEEFLQHTEWLNTLSFRATLGTAGVAPQAGTNVPLISITGSDPRTSQPIANIDNPANSDLGWETTKMVNLGIDFGFFKGRLNGTFDVYGKRTRGILAPFAFNPTYGWSSLSFNSGTLSGGGYEFTLNGEIIRAGKFSWKSILNFGYNTNKVNDQRFANNASSIAGTPATIEGMPLGATYVYRFAGLDNKGQSQIYDRNNNIISNTTNLTNAFTKDDLVYAGRRYAPYTAGFNHNFSYGQLELGVRFVGYFGHVFLKNAVTNYPTSTDFAYNGVLGRQGELANRWRKPGDEANPDVIPGITGVNFNSINRYRFSDALVRNADNIRLQQVSLSYIVPQRFLPRNFVKSLSLSANVRNLGIVWRANKDGIDPEFINTGNFGSTTPTPSYVFGINATL
- a CDS encoding FecR family protein; translated protein: MNKQTISGFIRDYLDNKLTAKQNARLETWYLLKAEENKSVDPPPIEYEKLQAKIWAKILSDVSQTAPELPKVQKLNRSYKRIISIGIAASILLIAGIGYLMLKNNSTTHDRFVIAKKYDLPAGTDKAILTLSNGRVIDLNKDAVGKIATEAGIEITKSSEGTLVYKALNTKGKSVGFNTITTPIGGQYTIILPDGSKVWLNSGSSLKYPTAFAASGRNVILTGEGYFEVAHIEGTKGRVPFSVSVIKNNAQSEKVQVLGTHFNINAYADEPFIKTTLLKGSVSVALNDNKTTLLKPGQLARLSNQNIQVQEADTEMAVAWKNGAFVFREDLRSAMRKVARWYDVEIVYEGTAPENLMLGGWMSRGTNISEVLNHIQLTGKVHFKLEGRRVIVSK
- a CDS encoding RagB/SusD family nutrient uptake outer membrane protein, whose product is MKNRYSIILFALAITLASCRKYVEIDPLSTRTLKYTSDFRNTMNNNAVLEGTYSYPILSGDDIEITDATRQNTLGDILGNVYTWAPKYTSDSQSDADWDKLYKTIYVCNQVLDGVLTSQNGTEAEKQRIYAEALVHRAYTYLVLVNMYGKQYNAATASTDLGVPLLTTPNLFTKLNRASVEDVYKQILGDLRTSISRLPSVAEYNVRPAKVSGYAIFAKTYLNMRDFSNAALYADSALALQSGLLDLKTYENASGTIPVRLLNPEIIFSKIANVAYPATSLSSDLLTSLGTTDLRYKLFSDLGSRFPRQFSASFTGRASTKYMINEFVLSNGPTVPEMMLIKAECLARGGKTADAMSLVNNLRIKRFTTANYVPLTAASASDALRIVVEEKRREFFGTGMRWFDQKRLNLDNDFAVTKNRSFKGVNYTLQPNSNLYLYPIGDKYILLNPELQQNPR
- a CDS encoding TlpA disulfide reductase family protein, coding for MKKHFFRKCMLLLCPFFGQQLAAQTVTWQPEILKQNQKISFQYQPKGGDLEFSDGPKALAAVYSGSKWSTVPVQLAKKNDMWTGSYQLPDHAVLIALKFYQGDDLQNPEAIDNQNGKGYYHQVVDTKGKIVPGSYLAEASFKAGATGDWTMNSFVSPSKDQKTIDSLLQKEEKLSKRIPRTLLFNYLDLKQLTMPAPEFSVMADNLLKSELKNEKLDEQFLAQAQRYYEKLKNKSGSATVESIIFKDYPKSSTARFLAFRKYTEGKYGKDFETGAEDFLKAFPYMEWNKSPDSQGFVYYTIYRNLATQYFEDGQNEKFLGLFKDIDFKTANEIYRWNITRNQMSMSGKADYKLLYELSKKIIPYLLERQHDQSYLTDFGRDAVKAQGNADKQMDDRLFTHVALAVNQKDFAAAKNFFQYLSKEGTYGNADMNAMHLRVLSELKDDQAIKPFLENSVAANAVTPEMFAKLKEVYKSEHQGQEKGYEQYLAGLTPSDKKNEMRAHVMSNMVNYPLTPFSLENADGKMVNSKDWADQIVVIDFWATWCRPCIEAFPGMQLLVDHYAKDPQIGIYMIGTMQAGDYKAKSVNYVKSQGFRFNLLHDAISSTGAQDQVFKSLLPLFKQSSIPRKIIVKNGVVRYSSEGYSGSPSQLSDELSTAIEILRAEK